A portion of the Sabethes cyaneus chromosome 3, idSabCyanKW18_F2, whole genome shotgun sequence genome contains these proteins:
- the LOC128741625 gene encoding zinc transporter ZIP1 translates to MDLVANTTEVHQQMLEAINTTTADSDWSMSKNEAKSLAILALGVGSFVSGILPLFCAQRNRERFPVLISFLLCFGAGVLLATALVHMLPEVRDALHQYAEIIFCVGFFLIYTVDEMSSLCGVGHGHSHGELGDQFMAAGRRLSRDSINGEDGARCYGTSEETKLLSKGESSAHMQQRPSDSDVPEIKPARSNDNIPRVMMVASGDGSEQVTGVFSLLLALVVHSLLEGLAIGVQDTASKVMLLLGAVSAHKYVVGFCLGVEICSNGNRQRWSHVLQILTFAVGSVAGIAVGMVLDDIGQTFNVLVIPVLQGVAGGTLLYVTVSEVLPRERGKRSIMRSRQVGLLQLFAVILGFTVMSFLSLLISEK, encoded by the exons ATGGACCTAGTAGCCAACACAACCGAAGTCCACCAACAAATGCTGGAGGCAATAAACACCACAACAGCAGATAGCGACTGGAGTATGAGCAAAAATGAAGCCAAATCGTTGGCGATTTTGGCTCTCGGCGTGGGCAGCTTTGTGTCCGGCATTCTGCCGCTCTTCTGTGCCCAACGCAACCGAGAGCGATTCCCGGTGCTGATATCCTTCCTGCTTTGCTTCGGTGCGGGTGTTTTGTTGGCCACCGCGCTGGTACACATGCTACCAGAAGTTCGCGATGCTCTCCATCAATATGCGGAGATAATATTCTGCGTTGGATTCTTTCTGATTTACACGGTGGATGAAATGAGCAGTTTGTGTGGTGTCGGACATGGACATAGCCATGGCGAGCTTGGTGATCAGTTTATGGCTGCTGGAAGGCGGCTGAGCCGCGATTCAATCAATGGCGAAGATGGTGCTCGGTGTTATGGCACCAGCGAAGAAACCAAACTGCTGAGTAAAGG AGAGAGCAGTGCCCACATGCAGCAGCGACCGTCGGATAGCGACGTTCCCGAAATTAAGCCAGCCCGCTCAAATGATAACATCCCAAGAGTAATGATGGTCGCTTCCGGTGATGGCTCGGAGCAGGTGACTGGAGTTTTCAGTCTATTGCTGGCCCTGGTGGTTCATTCTCTGCTCGAAGGATTAGCTATCGGAGTACAGGATACGGCTTCCAAGGTAATGCTGCTGCTGGGAGCGGTTAGTGCCCACAAATACGTGGTAGGTTTTTGTCTCGGTGTAGAAATTTGTTCCAACGGAAACCGTCAACGTTGGTCGCATGTTCTACAAATTCTAACGTTCGCGGTCGGATCGGTGGCCGGCATCGCAGTGGGCATGGTGCTGGACGATATAGGGCAAACTTTCAACGTGTTAGTCATACCGGTCCTCCAAGGGGTCGCTGGTGGTACGCTACTGTACGTAACCGTCAGCGAAGTACTCCCGCGGGAGCGTGGAAAACGCAGCATTATGCGCTCGCGTCAAGTTGGCCTTCTGCAACTGTTTGCAGTGATATTAGGTTTTACGGTCATGTCGTTTTTAAGTCTCTTAATAAGTGAAAAATAG